The genomic window ATCAGATGCTGCAGCGTGCCGCGTTCGATAGCTATCATCACCGCCCGATGCACCGAATCCAGCGGGGTGATGACGCGTCGCGGCCGGGACTGCAGCGACAAAGCCTCCTGCGGACAGGCTCGTACACACACGCCGCAGCCCAGACAAATCTTCTCATCCAACTGAGCGCGTTTTTGCTGCGGTTGGCGGGAATCCTGAACAGACGCCAGGGACCACGCCTGAACCGGACACACAGATACACATCGACCGCAGCCGGTACACTGGTTCGCATCCAGCAGCGGGAGAAAGTTGGTGGTGTGCACCGGATGCAGAAGGCCGAATCGCTGCGCCGCCAGCATCGCCTCGCAACAGCAAGCGCAGCAATTGCAGATAAAGCTCACCCGTTCGCGCACGTTTTCTCCGAACTGCACCAGTTGATGTTCATAGGCCAGGTGCAGGAGATCCATACATTCTACGGTGTCGATCTCTCTTGCAAAGCCGTGGCGGGAGAGCACCTCGCCGCAATGGTTGAAGGTCATGCAGATGTTCATCGGCGCCTGGCATGCTCTGTCCAGATGGGCCATCTTGTGACGGCAATAGCACATTCCCACGGCGCGGTGGCTGGCGGATTGGATGACCTGGCTGGCGCGTTCATAGTCCAGCACATAGAGCGCATGCTCCGGAGAGAGTGCCGGCTCATGCACGAACACGCGTCCCAGCTGCGTCTCGCCTCGGCCGAAAAGATCTTTGATGAAATCCTCCTCCACGGTGACATACTGGTAAAAAAGTTCAGAGAGGGTTTTCTGGTCCAGGTCATCGCGGACGCGCATCAGACTGAATTCAAAAAACCCGGCCATGGGCGGCGGCAGCGTATAAGACATCTTGCCGTCCTGTTCGCCATCCAGCAACAGAGCCCGATCCGCCAATCGATCGAGAATATTGCGAGCCTGCGCTTCCGGTATTTTCCAGGCCCGGGCCGCGTCCGCTGTTGAAAACGGCACGATGGGAAGCAGGGCCACCAGCCGCGCCTCTTGTTCGCTGAACAGCATTTTTAAAATTTGGAATAAAAGCTCAGAGGGCGGCGCGCCTTGGGGAAATTTATTCAAACGGTGCACCAGGGAGTAATAGTCGGATTTCAACGCATGATGCGCCATCGGCATCCTCCATAACCAAGGCCTCCCGTC from bacterium includes these protein-coding regions:
- a CDS encoding 4Fe-4S binding protein, with protein sequence MAHHALKSDYYSLVHRLNKFPQGAPPSELLFQILKMLFSEQEARLVALLPIVPFSTADAARAWKIPEAQARNILDRLADRALLLDGEQDGKMSYTLPPPMAGFFEFSLMRVRDDLDQKTLSELFYQYVTVEEDFIKDLFGRGETQLGRVFVHEPALSPEHALYVLDYERASQVIQSASHRAVGMCYCRHKMAHLDRACQAPMNICMTFNHCGEVLSRHGFAREIDTVECMDLLHLAYEHQLVQFGENVRERVSFICNCCACCCEAMLAAQRFGLLHPVHTTNFLPLLDANQCTGCGRCVSVCPVQAWSLASVQDSRQPQQKRAQLDEKICLGCGVCVRACPQEALSLQSRPRRVITPLDSVHRAVMIAIERGTLQHLIFSRQAFASHRAMAAVLGVILRLPPIKQALASRQFKSRYLEKLIQRTRYKA